Proteins from a genomic interval of Anolis sagrei isolate rAnoSag1 chromosome 1, rAnoSag1.mat, whole genome shotgun sequence:
- the LBHD2 gene encoding LBH domain-containing protein 2: MTEVMNTREPVMEEFTLSQPEEEGGTSSQAFPEAHEKYPKLSKRLPSIVVEPSETGDVESGELRWPPDDLKSLEDKKALAAQRACAQQQQMDLESAPPHQDIGGSTEPTETRIEDD, translated from the exons ATGACGGAGGTGATGAATACGCGTGAGCCTGTTATGGAGGAATTTACCTTGAGCCAGCCTGAAGAAGAAGGAGGCACTTCCAGCCAG GCTTTTCCAGAAGCGCATGAAAAGTACCCAAAGCTGTCAAAAAGATTGCCATCTATTGTGGTGGAGCCATCCGAGACGGGAGATGTTGAAAGCGGAGAGCTTCGTTGGCCACCAGACGATCTGAAATCGCTGGAGGATAAGAAGGCTCTGGCTGCTCAGAGAGCTTGTGCTCAACAGCAGCAAATGGATCTTGAAA GTGCTCCACCACACCAAGACATAGGAGGCAGCACAGAGCCCACCGAAACCAGAATCGAGGATGACTAA